In the Candidatus Palauibacter polyketidifaciens genome, one interval contains:
- a CDS encoding tetraacyldisaccharide 4'-kinase, with the protein MLSARRVPPGLAVRLVRAALPVSRTWRFRHPDDLDCPYRPRLKHEIHACWHEHLLPLTCLFAGQELATLASRDRDGEIVSRVLRRLGYDVARGSSTRGGSAGFRQLARSFASGRGVILTGDGPRGPRRSLKEGTARIGALAEGSVTVVGVAASSGLRLPSWDRFLIPAPGATVFVSLAPVGEGAAPDTEQIQVALEREVARCEQVAREARRIPVRRSLELRLRSQWRRPRAALPLRGVARIYGGIHDGRHRLYDLGILAVHTAGIPVISVGGVTAGGSGKTPLAACIARTLREAGHRPAILARGYTDELELLTHEAPGASIRGHQDRVRSGRRAAAEGATVAIIDDGFQHRRLFRDLDLLVLDRDALRRTNRERLPAGPFRERWERAVVRADAILITGREPWTAQLSGFDGELRVRCGSLAPGIPVATGVFGHGPLEAASAGARAWSGSPAPRLALTGIMKPNLFFAQAGAACASVRERLALSDHGIPSPRERTGAIRAAGRGGVLTTRKDLSRLRPLFDPGLPIWVLPETLTWKAGWEDVRRLILDAASGPTDRDSAAGG; encoded by the coding sequence GTGCTGAGCGCTCGCCGGGTCCCCCCGGGCCTCGCGGTCCGACTCGTGCGGGCCGCGCTTCCGGTCAGCCGGACGTGGCGCTTCCGGCACCCCGACGACCTCGACTGTCCGTACCGACCTCGACTGAAGCATGAAATCCATGCGTGCTGGCACGAACACCTCCTCCCGCTCACGTGCCTCTTCGCGGGGCAGGAACTCGCGACGCTCGCGAGCCGCGACCGCGACGGCGAGATCGTCTCGCGGGTCCTCCGACGCCTCGGCTATGACGTGGCCCGGGGCTCGAGCACCCGCGGGGGCTCGGCCGGCTTCCGCCAGTTGGCCCGCTCGTTCGCGTCGGGACGCGGCGTGATTCTCACGGGGGACGGACCGCGCGGCCCCCGGCGGTCGTTGAAGGAAGGCACGGCGCGCATCGGGGCGTTGGCGGAGGGCTCCGTGACCGTGGTGGGGGTCGCGGCCTCCTCTGGCCTGCGGCTCCCGAGCTGGGATCGCTTCCTTATCCCCGCCCCCGGAGCCACGGTGTTCGTGTCGCTCGCTCCGGTCGGGGAGGGCGCGGCGCCGGACACCGAACAGATCCAGGTCGCGCTTGAGCGCGAGGTGGCCCGCTGCGAGCAAGTGGCGCGGGAGGCGCGTCGGATTCCGGTGCGGCGCTCGCTCGAACTCCGCCTCCGCAGCCAGTGGCGCCGCCCGCGCGCGGCGCTTCCGCTGAGGGGGGTCGCCCGCATCTACGGCGGCATCCACGACGGCCGGCATCGCCTCTACGATCTCGGGATCCTCGCTGTACACACCGCGGGCATCCCCGTGATCTCGGTCGGCGGCGTGACGGCCGGGGGAAGCGGCAAGACGCCGCTCGCCGCCTGCATCGCCCGCACGCTTCGGGAGGCCGGGCACCGTCCGGCCATTCTCGCGCGGGGATACACCGACGAGCTCGAGTTGCTCACGCACGAGGCGCCGGGGGCGTCGATCCGCGGTCACCAGGACCGAGTCCGGTCCGGACGGCGGGCCGCGGCGGAGGGAGCGACCGTTGCCATCATCGACGATGGCTTTCAGCATCGCCGCCTCTTTCGCGACCTCGACCTCCTCGTTCTCGACCGGGACGCGCTTCGCCGCACGAACCGCGAGCGCCTCCCCGCCGGCCCTTTCCGCGAGCGCTGGGAACGCGCCGTCGTCCGCGCGGACGCGATCCTCATCACGGGGCGGGAGCCGTGGACGGCTCAACTCTCCGGCTTCGACGGCGAACTCCGGGTCCGTTGCGGGAGTCTGGCCCCCGGCATCCCGGTGGCGACGGGCGTGTTCGGGCACGGGCCCCTCGAAGCGGCGAGCGCGGGAGCACGCGCCTGGTCGGGGTCGCCGGCCCCCCGGCTCGCCTTGACCGGAATCATGAAGCCCAATCTCTTCTTCGCGCAGGCCGGCGCCGCGTGCGCGTCGGTTCGGGAGCGCCTCGCGCTGAGCGATCACGGGATCCCGTCGCCGCGGGAGCGTACGGGCGCGATCCGGGCCGCGGGGCGGGGGGGCGTGCTCACCACACGCAAGGACCTCTCCCGACTCCGCCCGCTCTTCGACCCGGGCCTGCCGATCTGGGTTCTCCCCGAGACTCTCACATGGAAGGCCGGCTGGGAAGACGTGAGACGCCTGATTCTCGATGCGGCATCGGGTCCGACCGACCGTGACTCGGCGGCCGGAGGGTGA
- a CDS encoding 23S rRNA (pseudouridine(1915)-N(3))-methyltransferase RlmH, whose protein sequence is MTRIVVASVARNRATALRRATEEYENRLRRYVRFEAIAVDPARLPDARAGEAREQEAAALERRLPDELDLIALTREGERWTTRALADYLDDMRTYGRPGAAFAIGGAHGLASGLLARARTRLALSAMTLPHEVARLVLTEQLYRAATILRGEPYHKGP, encoded by the coding sequence GTGACGCGGATCGTTGTGGCCTCGGTCGCACGGAACCGGGCCACCGCCCTGCGAAGGGCGACGGAGGAGTATGAGAACCGCCTGCGGCGGTACGTCCGGTTCGAGGCCATCGCCGTCGACCCGGCCCGACTTCCGGATGCGCGCGCCGGAGAAGCGCGGGAGCAGGAGGCGGCGGCCCTCGAGCGGCGACTCCCCGACGAGCTGGACCTCATCGCCCTCACGCGCGAAGGCGAGCGCTGGACAACGCGGGCTCTCGCGGACTACCTCGACGACATGCGCACCTATGGACGGCCGGGAGCCGCGTTCGCGATCGGAGGGGCGCACGGACTCGCCTCGGGGCTGCTCGCCCGCGCGCGGACCCGGCTCGCGCTCTCGGCCATGACGCTCCCGCACGAGGTCGCCCGGCTCGTCCTCACGGAGCAGCTCTACCGGGCAGCCACGATTCTTCGTGGCGAACCGTACCACAAGGGACCGTGA
- a CDS encoding class I SAM-dependent methyltransferase, which produces MSEPLSAPAEWFRDWFGRAYLELYPHRDEEEAARAVGLYRERAGLAAGARVLDLACGAGRHLQRLRAAGLRAVGIDLSAPLLDAARGRPGVDGSLIRADMRGLPFAAGTFDGLVNFFTSFGYFLTPEEDIEVLREIRRVLRPGAPFLMDYLHAAWVIDRLDPESVGEINGTPVRQTRWVEGDQVFKRIEIGGTADREPEVYHERVRLYSPDALRGLLREQGLEATNAFGGYDGTPFRSDSARLLLMGRTL; this is translated from the coding sequence GTGAGCGAGCCGCTGAGCGCCCCGGCCGAATGGTTCAGGGACTGGTTCGGCCGAGCCTACCTCGAGCTGTATCCGCACCGGGATGAGGAGGAGGCCGCCCGGGCGGTCGGACTCTACCGGGAGCGCGCGGGACTCGCCGCGGGCGCCCGCGTCCTCGATCTCGCCTGCGGCGCGGGACGGCACCTGCAGCGTCTCCGGGCGGCGGGCCTGCGGGCGGTCGGGATCGATCTTTCCGCCCCGCTCCTCGATGCGGCGCGAGGGCGCCCGGGCGTGGACGGATCCCTCATCCGCGCGGACATGCGCGGGCTTCCCTTCGCCGCCGGGACGTTCGATGGTCTGGTAAACTTCTTCACCTCCTTCGGCTACTTTCTCACGCCGGAGGAAGACATCGAGGTCCTGCGGGAAATCCGGCGCGTGCTGCGGCCCGGCGCCCCCTTCCTGATGGACTATCTGCACGCGGCGTGGGTCATCGACCGCCTCGATCCGGAGTCCGTGGGCGAGATCAACGGAACTCCCGTGCGGCAGACGCGGTGGGTGGAGGGAGACCAGGTGTTCAAGCGAATCGAGATCGGAGGAACCGCGGACCGGGAGCCGGAGGTCTACCACGAGCGCGTGCGCCTCTATTCTCCCGACGCGCTACGCGGCCTGCTCCGCGAGCAGGGACTCGAGGCGACGAACGCCTTCGGCGGCTACGACGGAACGCCGTTCCGGAGCGACTCGGCTCGCCTGCTTCTGATGGGACGGACCCTTTGA
- the bshC gene encoding bacillithiol biosynthesis cysteine-adding enzyme BshC, giving the protein MSPAGSPEILPRPLGVPGSIAHAVLDAGDGGFLPLVSDLAAAAPPSPRHSRLAPDAFGVSGPGVRARVESVLRGEGAFVTTGHQPVLLLGPLYVLYKALTAISLAARLEQQLGATVVPLFWIASDDHDWDEVGSATILDRSDAPRTLALPVPDGGERRSVGSHILDGSGMDVLGYLPELVPESEFMVHYLELIRDAYVEGQPVSAAFARLLAGVLGDRGYAWIDSAHPELRRAAAPFHDRLLADWDGILEAEAAGVRALEAKGFEAPISRVGDALPLFFDGGGGRHRVRRGGETSPKGWRERLEAEPQGFSPNVASRPALESWLLPVAATVLGPGEVAYWSQLGPLFGALDVPLPSVHPRAAWMLVEARTRRVLDRTGLSPGDLAGGAESVVERLTQEARPQTVKRALGRFREEAETGMAAIEEAVAEDVPGLRGAAGKMRKGILDAASELSRQVDRATRERLDVRLGQVRRAGANLFPRRRPQERVLNPLPFLCRYGPGLVERLACETDRQVASFLAGRAGDG; this is encoded by the coding sequence TTGAGTCCGGCGGGGAGCCCGGAAATCCTCCCGCGGCCGCTGGGCGTCCCCGGCTCCATCGCGCACGCCGTCCTCGACGCCGGCGACGGCGGCTTTCTCCCTCTCGTCAGCGATCTTGCCGCGGCCGCCCCTCCGTCTCCTCGCCATTCCCGGCTTGCGCCCGACGCCTTCGGTGTTTCCGGTCCGGGTGTCCGAGCGCGCGTCGAGTCCGTCCTCCGGGGGGAGGGAGCCTTCGTCACGACGGGGCACCAGCCCGTCCTCCTCCTGGGGCCCCTCTACGTCCTCTACAAGGCCCTCACCGCCATCTCGCTCGCCGCCCGACTCGAGCAGCAGCTCGGTGCTACCGTCGTCCCCCTGTTCTGGATCGCCTCGGACGATCACGACTGGGACGAGGTGGGGAGCGCGACGATCCTCGACCGTTCGGACGCGCCGCGGACGCTCGCGCTCCCGGTCCCCGATGGCGGCGAGCGCCGTTCCGTGGGATCCCACATCCTCGACGGCTCCGGGATGGATGTGCTCGGCTATCTTCCTGAACTCGTGCCTGAATCAGAGTTTATGGTGCATTACCTGGAGTTGATCCGAGATGCCTACGTCGAGGGACAACCGGTCTCCGCCGCGTTCGCCCGCCTCCTTGCGGGGGTGCTCGGCGATCGGGGATACGCATGGATCGACTCCGCGCACCCGGAGCTCCGGCGCGCCGCCGCCCCGTTCCACGACCGGCTTCTTGCCGACTGGGACGGGATCCTCGAGGCGGAGGCGGCGGGTGTGCGCGCGTTGGAGGCGAAGGGCTTCGAGGCGCCGATCTCGCGCGTCGGAGATGCACTGCCGCTCTTCTTCGACGGGGGCGGCGGGAGGCATCGCGTCCGGCGAGGCGGCGAGACGTCTCCCAAAGGCTGGCGCGAACGGCTCGAGGCCGAGCCCCAGGGCTTTTCGCCGAACGTCGCATCCCGCCCCGCGCTCGAATCCTGGCTCCTCCCCGTGGCCGCGACCGTGCTGGGGCCCGGCGAGGTCGCCTACTGGAGCCAGTTGGGGCCGCTGTTCGGAGCCCTCGATGTCCCCCTGCCGTCCGTCCATCCGCGCGCGGCCTGGATGCTGGTCGAGGCGCGCACGCGACGGGTGCTCGATCGGACGGGCCTGTCGCCGGGGGATCTCGCCGGGGGCGCGGAGTCGGTCGTCGAACGGCTCACGCAGGAGGCGCGACCGCAGACGGTGAAGCGGGCGCTCGGTCGTTTCCGGGAGGAAGCCGAGACGGGCATGGCCGCGATCGAGGAGGCCGTGGCAGAGGACGTGCCGGGTCTGCGAGGGGCGGCGGGGAAGATGCGGAAGGGTATCCTCGATGCGGCCTCGGAACTGAGCCGTCAGGTGGACCGTGCGACCCGGGAACGACTCGACGTCCGGCTGGGCCAGGTGCGCCGCGCGGGGGCGAACCTCTTCCCGCGCCGGCGACCTCAGGAGAGGGTGCTGAATCCGCTCCCCTTCCTCTGCCGCTACGGACCCGGACTCGTGGAGCGGCTGGCCTGCGAGACCGATCGCCAGGTCGCCTCCTTCTTGGCGGGTCGCGCGGGAGATGGATAG
- the murJ gene encoding murein biosynthesis integral membrane protein MurJ, producing MPSWKETKRSRHSPQGRRGDRPETTGSVDLTGKAPGQGRSATRVAAGILASRITGFLRDVIIAATFGVGPVTDAYAAALKIPNAFRNLLSEGALSASFVPVFSSLMERGDTTAARRLAQGVLGGLLLLSLLVVAAVVAGAPWLLGILAPGYDAELSELTTRLVRILFPMSGVMIVGAWCLGILTSHRRFFLPFVAPVVWNLSQIGGLLLGARMGWAPLIVVLTWSTLIGSVLQVAIQLPVVYRLLGTLRPRIDLRFEPTRRVARNAMPVAAGQGIFQLSSLTDVFIASLLAEGALTGIYFAQRIAMVPMALFGASVAVAALPEMSREEGAEALRSHLSTGVRRVSYFILPSVAVLLLLGDLVTSLIYERGAFEAEHVPVVQWALGAYALGLVATSLTKLFASAFHALQDTRTPVKYALAGVGTGILIGAATALWMEDRGFGLRAAAGLVFGSSVGAWVNLVLLVRGLGWRGAGGWFLPVRRSLARMAAGAGLASGAFVAIRALLADRLPDGFLGDAALLAAALIAGGLCYAGCAGLPTGLRTVGEAPSAEGRE from the coding sequence GTGCCCTCGTGGAAGGAGACGAAGCGCTCCCGGCACTCCCCACAGGGGAGGCGGGGCGACCGGCCGGAAACGACGGGGAGCGTTGATCTGACGGGGAAGGCGCCGGGGCAGGGCCGTTCCGCGACGCGCGTCGCCGCCGGCATTCTCGCCAGCCGCATCACCGGGTTTCTGCGGGACGTCATCATCGCCGCCACCTTCGGCGTCGGGCCGGTCACCGACGCCTATGCGGCCGCGCTCAAGATCCCGAACGCCTTTCGCAACCTCCTCAGCGAAGGCGCCCTCTCCGCCTCCTTCGTGCCGGTGTTCTCCTCGTTGATGGAGCGGGGCGACACGACCGCGGCGCGGAGGCTCGCGCAGGGCGTGCTCGGCGGCCTCCTCCTCCTCTCCCTCCTCGTCGTGGCGGCGGTCGTCGCCGGCGCACCCTGGCTCCTGGGCATCCTCGCGCCCGGCTACGACGCGGAGTTGAGCGAGCTTACGACGCGCCTGGTCCGCATCCTCTTCCCCATGTCCGGGGTCATGATCGTCGGTGCATGGTGCCTCGGCATCCTCACGAGCCACCGCCGTTTCTTCCTCCCCTTCGTCGCACCCGTCGTCTGGAACCTGTCCCAGATCGGCGGCCTCCTGCTGGGGGCGCGGATGGGCTGGGCGCCGCTCATCGTCGTGCTCACCTGGTCCACCCTCATCGGAAGTGTGCTGCAGGTCGCGATCCAGCTCCCCGTCGTGTACCGCCTGCTCGGCACGCTCCGCCCCCGCATCGACCTCCGCTTCGAGCCCACGCGCCGCGTCGCGCGCAACGCCATGCCGGTCGCGGCGGGGCAGGGGATCTTCCAGCTCTCGAGCCTGACCGATGTGTTCATCGCCAGCCTCCTCGCCGAGGGCGCGCTCACGGGGATCTACTTCGCGCAGCGCATCGCGATGGTGCCAATGGCCCTCTTCGGCGCCTCGGTGGCGGTGGCGGCGCTGCCGGAGATGTCCCGGGAGGAGGGGGCCGAAGCGCTGCGGTCGCATCTGTCGACCGGCGTGCGGCGCGTGTCCTACTTCATTCTTCCATCGGTCGCCGTGCTCCTCCTGCTCGGGGATCTCGTGACGTCGCTCATCTACGAACGGGGAGCCTTCGAGGCCGAACACGTCCCGGTCGTGCAGTGGGCCCTGGGCGCCTACGCGCTGGGACTCGTGGCGACGAGCCTCACGAAGCTGTTCGCGAGCGCGTTCCACGCCCTCCAGGACACGCGGACGCCGGTGAAGTACGCCCTGGCCGGCGTGGGGACCGGCATCCTGATCGGGGCCGCGACCGCGCTGTGGATGGAGGACCGCGGGTTCGGGCTGCGCGCGGCGGCGGGGCTCGTCTTCGGCAGCTCCGTCGGGGCCTGGGTCAACCTCGTCCTCCTCGTGCGCGGGCTGGGATGGCGGGGGGCGGGAGGGTGGTTCCTCCCGGTGCGGCGTTCTCTCGCCCGCATGGCCGCGGGCGCCGGCCTGGCGAGCGGCGCCTTCGTGGCGATTCGAGCGCTGCTCGCGGACCGCCTCCCGGACGGATTCCTCGGGGACGCCGCTCTCCTCGCGGCCGCGCTCATCGCGGGCGGGCTGTGCTATGCCGGCTGTGCCGGCCTTCCGACCGGGCTCCGAACCGTCGGGGAGGCCCCATCGGCGGAGGGGAGGGAATGA
- the uvrC gene encoding excinuclease ABC subunit UvrC, whose product MSGERGARGPDLDALRQQARGLDHEPGVYLFRDAAGEVLYVGKAKSLRSRVASYFGAEASRSVKLVRLVREIDSIETFPVRSEAEALLLEWNLIREFGPRFNIQLRDDKSYPYIKVTIGEPFPRIFVTRRLRDDGSRYLGPFTDVGAMRRALRTIKKMYTVRSCHYRMPAELPPRPCLDYHIGRCKAPCAGLQSEGDYRAMIDEILEILGGRTGTVRRSVEDRMTEAAEALDYERAGELRDVLRGLDQLESRQAAIDPRGGSHDAIGFARQPAGGSVCGIVLRVREGRLVGRRIHYLANVGDEPDEAVLGALVKGYYLRQADDVPSELLVPEPFDEQDLVEEYLSGVASHRFRIRVPARGPTLELTRAASRNAAHVLERDRVEQGDEAGAGVEAAGPSPAAARLAEVLELEAPARDIVCFDVSTLAGRESVGSSVWLRDGRPHKDEYRKFRIRDSDEGQTDDYAMMQEIVSRYFDRRVREGGALPDLVVVDGGRGQLSAARQAMDGAGVSDLTTVALAKREEEVFRPGIPTPLRLPRADPGLHWLQRARDEAHRFALRYNRTLRRRRALRSRLSEIPGVGPEREQRLLERFGSLDLIRRATPAQLARTPGIGEATATSILTALHEEDPGGGAAS is encoded by the coding sequence ATGAGCGGGGAGCGAGGCGCGCGGGGGCCGGATCTCGACGCGCTTCGCCAGCAGGCGCGGGGGCTGGATCACGAGCCGGGCGTGTACCTTTTCCGGGACGCCGCGGGGGAGGTCCTCTACGTGGGAAAGGCGAAATCGCTCCGCTCGCGCGTCGCCTCCTATTTCGGTGCCGAGGCGAGCCGTTCCGTGAAGCTCGTCCGCCTCGTCCGGGAGATCGACAGTATCGAGACCTTTCCCGTGCGCTCGGAAGCCGAGGCCCTCCTCCTCGAATGGAATCTCATCCGCGAGTTCGGCCCGCGCTTCAACATCCAGCTCCGCGACGACAAGAGCTATCCGTACATCAAGGTCACGATCGGGGAGCCCTTCCCGCGGATCTTCGTGACGCGCCGGCTGAGGGATGACGGTTCTCGGTATCTGGGCCCCTTCACGGACGTCGGGGCGATGCGGCGGGCGCTGCGCACGATCAAGAAGATGTACACCGTGCGGTCGTGCCATTACCGGATGCCGGCGGAGCTTCCGCCCCGGCCCTGTCTCGACTATCACATCGGGCGCTGTAAGGCCCCGTGCGCGGGCCTCCAGTCCGAAGGGGACTATCGGGCGATGATCGACGAGATCCTCGAGATCCTCGGAGGGCGGACGGGGACCGTGAGGCGCTCGGTGGAAGACCGGATGACGGAGGCCGCCGAAGCGCTGGACTACGAACGGGCGGGGGAGTTGCGGGACGTGCTGCGCGGCCTCGATCAACTCGAGAGCCGACAGGCGGCGATCGACCCCAGGGGCGGGAGTCACGACGCGATCGGCTTCGCGCGCCAGCCGGCGGGCGGGTCGGTGTGCGGGATCGTGCTCCGGGTGCGGGAGGGACGGCTCGTCGGCCGCCGGATCCACTATCTCGCGAACGTCGGGGACGAACCGGACGAAGCCGTGCTCGGGGCCCTGGTGAAGGGGTACTATCTGCGCCAGGCGGACGATGTCCCCTCGGAACTCCTCGTGCCGGAGCCGTTCGACGAGCAGGATCTCGTGGAGGAGTACCTTTCCGGCGTCGCCAGCCACCGCTTCCGCATCCGGGTGCCGGCGCGCGGGCCGACGCTGGAGCTCACGCGGGCCGCGAGCCGAAACGCGGCGCACGTGCTGGAGCGGGACCGGGTGGAGCAGGGAGATGAAGCGGGCGCCGGCGTCGAGGCCGCGGGACCGTCGCCCGCCGCGGCGCGGCTCGCGGAGGTGCTCGAGCTGGAGGCGCCGGCGCGGGACATCGTCTGCTTCGATGTGTCGACGCTCGCGGGCCGGGAGTCGGTCGGGAGTAGCGTGTGGCTCCGGGATGGACGGCCGCACAAGGACGAGTACCGCAAGTTCCGGATCCGGGATTCGGACGAGGGACAGACCGATGACTACGCCATGATGCAGGAGATCGTCTCACGCTATTTCGACCGCCGCGTCCGGGAGGGGGGCGCCCTGCCGGACCTCGTCGTCGTGGACGGGGGCAGGGGACAGCTCTCGGCCGCGCGGCAGGCCATGGACGGCGCGGGCGTCTCCGACCTGACCACCGTGGCCCTCGCGAAGCGCGAAGAGGAAGTGTTCCGGCCCGGGATCCCGACTCCGTTGCGGCTTCCGCGCGCCGACCCGGGGTTGCATTGGCTACAGCGGGCGCGCGACGAGGCTCATCGCTTTGCGCTCCGGTACAACCGGACGCTGCGCCGCCGACGCGCCCTCAGATCGCGGCTGAGCGAGATCCCGGGGGTGGGACCGGAGCGCGAGCAGCGCCTGCTGGAGCGGTTCGGCAGCCTCGACCTCATCCGTCGGGCCACCCCGGCGCAGCTCGCGCGCACGCCCGGGATCGGCGAGGCTACGGCAACGTCGATCCTTACCGCCCTCCACGAGGAGGATCCGGGCGGGGGAGCCGCCTCGTGA
- a CDS encoding glutamate--tRNA ligase family protein: protein MTPPTASTARVRTRFAPSPTGALHLGNARTAILNWLFARRHGGAFVLRLEDTDTERAVPGGEEMIYEALDWLGISPDEGPREGGPFPPYRQLARAERHRARAEELLESGKAFRSGGETAIRLRIESGPVEFTDLLKGTLAIDGDDLGDLVLVRSDGRPTYNFAVAVDDIEMEISHVIRGVGHLSNTPKQVLLYRAFGVEPPAFVHIPTVLAPGGGKLSKRRGAAGVLDYRERGFHPDAVLNYLSLLSWSSEDGEEFLSREALVERIDLDRLGAADAEVDEEKMTWLSGQHLRAEPAERLARDWAPRLDVEGLGLNDADLRRAAEVFARRTRLLSDVASEVEPIYRAPETGGSAARELLSAPAAETALRLARAAWADTAWRPEPLAAALRGAMRDAGLAGRTFFPPVRVALTGQLHGPDLGEVAYALGRARTLARLAAAIEKERSV from the coding sequence ATGACCCCTCCGACCGCTTCGACGGCGCGGGTCCGAACCCGGTTCGCCCCGAGCCCGACCGGAGCCCTCCACCTGGGCAACGCTCGCACTGCGATCCTGAACTGGCTTTTCGCCCGACGGCACGGGGGCGCCTTCGTGCTCCGGCTCGAGGACACGGACACCGAGCGCGCGGTACCGGGGGGAGAGGAGATGATCTACGAGGCGCTCGACTGGCTCGGCATCTCCCCGGACGAGGGACCGCGGGAGGGAGGGCCGTTCCCGCCATACCGCCAGTTGGCGCGCGCCGAACGCCATCGGGCCCGCGCGGAGGAGTTGCTGGAATCGGGGAAAGCGTTCCGCTCCGGAGGAGAGACCGCCATCCGGCTTCGCATCGAATCCGGGCCGGTCGAGTTCACGGACCTCCTGAAGGGCACGCTCGCGATCGACGGCGACGATCTGGGGGACCTCGTTCTCGTGCGGAGCGACGGGCGGCCCACCTACAACTTCGCGGTCGCGGTGGACGACATCGAGATGGAGATCAGCCACGTGATCCGGGGCGTGGGCCATCTCTCGAACACACCCAAGCAGGTGCTCCTGTACCGGGCCTTCGGGGTCGAGCCGCCCGCGTTCGTCCACATCCCGACCGTCCTGGCCCCCGGGGGAGGGAAACTCTCCAAGCGACGCGGGGCGGCCGGGGTCCTCGACTACCGGGAGCGGGGGTTCCATCCGGACGCGGTGCTCAACTACCTGTCGCTCCTCTCGTGGTCCTCGGAAGACGGGGAGGAGTTCCTGAGCCGGGAGGCGCTCGTGGAGCGGATCGACCTCGACCGGCTGGGAGCGGCCGATGCCGAGGTGGACGAGGAGAAGATGACCTGGCTCTCCGGACAGCACCTGCGGGCGGAACCCGCCGAGCGGCTGGCCCGCGATTGGGCGCCGCGGCTCGACGTGGAGGGGCTGGGGCTGAACGACGCCGATCTCCGCCGCGCCGCGGAGGTCTTCGCCAGGCGCACGCGTCTCCTCTCCGACGTCGCGTCCGAGGTCGAGCCGATCTACCGTGCGCCGGAGACCGGCGGATCCGCCGCCCGGGAGTTGCTCTCCGCCCCCGCGGCCGAGACCGCGCTTCGCCTCGCCCGCGCGGCGTGGGCCGACACGGCGTGGCGACCCGAACCCCTCGCCGCGGCGCTCCGCGGCGCGATGCGTGACGCCGGCCTCGCGGGGCGTACCTTCTTTCCGCCCGTCCGGGTCGCCCTGACCGGGCAGCTTCACGGACCCGACCTCGGCGAGGTCGCCTACGCGCTCGGGCGGGCGCGCACCCTCGCACGACTCGCGGCGGCGATAGAAAAGGAGCGAAGCGTATGA
- a CDS encoding threonine synthase: MSWRLDCGLCGRTVARGLATVCPDPDCGKPLLARYDLGALDGEALRRAWAGRQGGMWRFREIMPIEPDEDPVTLGEGGTPLFEIEIGGEFEGLTLLVKDEGLNPTGSFKDRGLCAAVTRAVHEGATDLVIPSAGNAGAALAAYAARAGVPCRLFIPEDTPEGVARRCEHYGADIVRVDGLIDECGRLSAEYGAETGAFNISTLKEPYRIEGKKTMMLEIVEALGWRAPDAIVYPTGGGTGLIGSAKTLAELRELGLIDGGTRLYAVQGTGCAPIVRAHAAGETYAEPWRNASTEAWGLRVPGALGDFLMLEAIRESGGGGVAVSDEAMKEGALELGAVGVGAAIEGGATLAGARELRRSGELRDAETVVLFNTAHLLTY, from the coding sequence ATGAGCTGGCGCCTCGATTGCGGCCTCTGCGGGCGAACCGTTGCCCGGGGGCTGGCCACGGTGTGCCCGGACCCGGACTGCGGGAAGCCGCTGCTGGCGCGGTACGACCTCGGAGCCCTGGACGGCGAAGCGCTGCGGCGGGCATGGGCGGGGCGACAGGGTGGGATGTGGCGTTTTCGGGAGATCATGCCCATCGAGCCCGACGAGGACCCGGTGACCCTGGGCGAAGGCGGCACGCCCCTGTTCGAGATCGAGATCGGAGGGGAGTTCGAGGGTCTCACGCTTCTCGTGAAGGACGAGGGCCTCAACCCCACCGGAAGCTTCAAGGACCGCGGCCTGTGCGCGGCCGTCACCCGGGCGGTGCACGAGGGGGCGACGGACCTCGTCATCCCGAGCGCGGGCAACGCGGGAGCGGCCCTCGCGGCCTACGCGGCGCGCGCGGGAGTGCCCTGTCGCCTCTTCATCCCGGAGGACACTCCGGAGGGCGTCGCCCGGCGCTGCGAGCACTACGGCGCCGACATCGTCCGGGTCGACGGGCTCATCGACGAATGCGGCCGCCTCTCCGCCGAGTACGGCGCGGAAACGGGCGCGTTCAACATCTCCACGCTCAAGGAGCCCTACCGGATCGAGGGGAAGAAGACGATGATGCTTGAGATCGTCGAAGCTCTCGGCTGGCGGGCGCCCGACGCCATCGTCTACCCCACCGGCGGCGGCACCGGCCTTATCGGCAGCGCCAAGACGCTGGCGGAGCTGCGGGAGCTGGGGTTGATCGACGGGGGCACGCGCCTCTACGCCGTGCAGGGCACCGGCTGCGCGCCCATCGTGCGCGCGCACGCCGCGGGCGAGACCTACGCCGAGCCGTGGCGGAACGCCTCGACCGAGGCGTGGGGACTCCGGGTGCCGGGGGCGCTCGGCGATTTCCTGATGCTCGAAGCCATCCGCGAATCGGGCGGAGGGGGAGTCGCCGTTTCCGACGAGGCGATGAAGGAGGGGGCCCTCGAACTCGGCGCCGTCGGCGTGGGGGCCGCGATCGAAGGCGGCGCCACCCTCGCCGGGGCGCGGGAACTTCGCCGATCCGGAGAGCTGCGCGATGCGGAAACGGTCGTCCTCTTCAACACCGCGCATCTTCTCACATATTAG